A genomic stretch from Pseudomonas alkylphenolica includes:
- a CDS encoding polysaccharide biosynthesis/export family protein — protein sequence MLRLMTSVLCVLVVWSGAGNAIEKNSPYLLNPGDVVSISVWGDEKLQGEVSVLPDGSITFPLVGRVEVEGLDTAAVEKTVAAKLKDYLSDPTVSVVVKNAAGNLLYVEGKVIKPGPVQMAGPTAVLQALSMSGGLDKFADRSAIKVVRGQQILPVNYKDLISGRDMSTNIQLQAGDTLVVP from the coding sequence ATGCTACGTTTGATGACGTCTGTGCTCTGCGTGCTGGTGGTCTGGTCGGGTGCTGGCAACGCGATCGAAAAAAATTCCCCTTATCTGCTCAATCCCGGCGACGTGGTGTCCATTTCCGTCTGGGGTGATGAAAAACTGCAAGGGGAGGTCAGCGTGCTTCCCGATGGCAGTATCACCTTCCCTTTGGTAGGGCGCGTTGAGGTTGAAGGGCTTGATACCGCTGCCGTCGAAAAAACAGTCGCTGCCAAGCTCAAAGATTACCTCTCCGATCCAACCGTCAGTGTTGTCGTCAAAAACGCGGCCGGCAATCTGCTCTATGTAGAAGGCAAGGTGATCAAGCCAGGTCCGGTGCAGATGGCCGGCCCGACGGCGGTATTGCAGGCACTGAGCATGTCAGGGGGGCTGGACAAGTTCGCGGACAGAAGCGCCATCAAGGTGGTCCGTGGCCAACAAATATTGCCCGTGAACTATAAAGATTTGATTTCCGGGCGCGATATGTCTACCAATATCCAGCTCCAGGCCGGCGATACGCTGGTCGTACCTTAA
- a CDS encoding GumC family protein → MKSEYELSLNDYIAIIKDRALLLGVSIVVILAVTAVVAVTVPPIYQSTGTILVESQQISPELVSANNNSYADERIEVIRQRVMTRENLLRIIDKYNLFADKGGRFSEFDKIDLMRNSIVVATLSTFIKGRGEATVAFNVSFEHKRPEVAKEVANELVTLFLNENIKQRTERASETTVFLTQEANKLGAELASLENQLADFKQTHANALPEHQALRMGMLSRSELEFREVDRDYKTAQEELRYLELELSAANAGLTSKAEGAKSTVDQLQDLPSLKAEYTRLLTRYTDAHPDVVAVKRKIQALEASGVRGTRASTESLDVARVRTRIGAAQERIASLAEQKRELVKKMEGYEAEILEAPQVERGLVTLMRDHDNARKKYEEIRAKEMGAKITESLEQENKAERFVLLEPPMMPEKPEKPNRKKIAALGLVLAPAGGAALVMLLELLNQRVRGVGALESVVGRRVLVAIPYIPTQADLAQRKKWRMLLLLAGLVLMAMLLVLVHVFYMPLDLLLFKAMARFE, encoded by the coding sequence ATGAAATCTGAATACGAGCTGTCCCTCAATGATTACATAGCCATTATCAAGGACCGGGCCCTGCTGTTGGGGGTGAGTATCGTGGTCATTCTTGCGGTGACCGCTGTGGTCGCGGTTACCGTCCCGCCGATCTATCAGTCGACCGGCACCATTCTGGTGGAATCGCAGCAGATTTCCCCGGAGCTGGTGTCGGCGAACAACAACAGTTATGCCGATGAACGTATTGAAGTCATTCGCCAGCGGGTAATGACCCGCGAGAACCTGCTGCGGATCATCGACAAGTACAACCTGTTTGCCGACAAGGGCGGGCGCTTCAGCGAGTTCGACAAGATCGACCTGATGCGCAATTCAATTGTTGTGGCCACGCTCAGTACCTTCATCAAAGGGCGTGGCGAGGCGACGGTTGCCTTCAACGTGTCGTTTGAGCACAAGCGCCCGGAGGTTGCCAAAGAGGTTGCCAACGAACTGGTCACGCTGTTTCTCAATGAGAACATCAAGCAGCGCACCGAGCGTGCCAGCGAAACCACCGTGTTCCTGACCCAGGAAGCAAACAAGCTGGGCGCCGAGCTGGCCAGCCTGGAAAACCAGCTGGCCGACTTCAAGCAAACCCATGCCAACGCCTTGCCCGAGCATCAGGCGTTGCGCATGGGGATGTTGTCACGTTCGGAACTGGAGTTCAGGGAAGTCGACCGCGACTACAAAACGGCGCAGGAAGAGCTGCGTTATCTCGAGCTTGAGTTGTCTGCTGCCAATGCCGGCCTGACCTCCAAGGCAGAAGGCGCCAAATCCACTGTTGATCAGCTTCAGGACTTGCCCAGCCTCAAGGCCGAGTACACCAGGCTGTTGACCCGATACACCGACGCGCACCCGGATGTGGTTGCCGTCAAACGCAAGATTCAGGCGCTCGAAGCCTCTGGCGTACGTGGCACTCGGGCTTCTACGGAAAGCCTGGACGTTGCCCGGGTCCGTACCCGGATTGGCGCTGCGCAGGAACGTATCGCTTCACTGGCCGAGCAAAAGCGCGAACTGGTGAAGAAGATGGAAGGCTACGAGGCGGAAATTCTTGAAGCGCCGCAAGTCGAGCGCGGCCTGGTCACCTTGATGCGTGATCACGACAACGCCCGCAAGAAGTATGAGGAAATCCGCGCCAAGGAAATGGGGGCGAAGATTACCGAAAGCCTGGAACAGGAGAACAAAGCCGAACGCTTTGTGCTGCTGGAGCCGCCGATGATGCCGGAGAAACCGGAGAAACCGAACCGCAAGAAAATTGCTGCGCTGGGCCTGGTACTGGCGCCAGCAGGTGGTGCAGCGCTGGTGATGCTCCTGGAATTGTTGAATCAGCGCGTACGCGGTGTAGGGGCCCTGGAGAGCGTAGTGGGCCGGCGCGTGCTGGTGGCCATTCCCTACATTCCTACACAGGCAGATCTGGCGCAGCGCAAGAAGTGGCGAATGCTGCTGCTTCTCGCCGGCCTGGTGCTGATGGCTATGCTGTTGGTGTTGGTGCACGTGTTCTACATGCCTTTGGATCTTCTGCTATTTAAAGCTATGGCTAGATTTGAATAG
- a CDS encoding CpsD/CapB family tyrosine-protein kinase — MDRITSVFGKNIHQVNPDAAPAADAPPLAGQPEVPGQFDYVQTRVVPLRAEHLERHRIVAYNKNSNLSTSFDLLRTQVLQTMEENGWRTLAITSPTPEAGKTVLAINLAMSIAHHTTKTALLVDFDLRRPRVGASLGLSMEKSLNELLSNKAGLEEVMVNPTLPRFVVLPTREPIPLSTELLSSPKVSNLISELRERYDSRICIFDLPPLLSSDDAINVLPKFDCVLLVVANGANNKKEIEDCMYHLATANLIGTVLNKAGPQPRSYY, encoded by the coding sequence ATGGACAGGATCACCTCGGTTTTTGGAAAGAATATTCATCAGGTCAACCCGGATGCCGCGCCGGCAGCGGACGCCCCGCCGCTGGCCGGGCAACCGGAAGTACCCGGTCAGTTCGATTATGTGCAAACCAGGGTCGTGCCGTTGCGCGCAGAGCACCTGGAACGCCATCGGATTGTGGCTTACAACAAGAACTCGAACCTGAGTACGTCGTTCGACCTGCTGCGCACGCAGGTGCTGCAGACGATGGAAGAGAATGGCTGGCGCACGCTCGCTATTACCTCGCCAACGCCGGAAGCGGGCAAGACGGTGTTGGCCATCAACCTGGCAATGAGTATTGCCCATCACACCACCAAAACGGCGTTGCTGGTGGACTTTGACTTGCGTCGGCCAAGAGTCGGCGCCAGCCTGGGGCTTTCGATGGAAAAGTCGCTCAATGAGCTGCTGTCCAACAAGGCCGGGTTGGAGGAAGTCATGGTCAACCCGACATTGCCACGCTTTGTGGTGCTGCCGACACGCGAACCCATTCCACTCTCTACCGAGCTGCTGTCATCCCCCAAGGTCAGCAACCTGATCAGCGAGCTGCGCGAGCGCTACGATTCGCGTATCTGCATTTTCGATTTGCCGCCCTTGTTGAGTTCCGACGACGCCATCAACGTACTGCCCAAGTTCGACTGTGTGCTGCTGGTGGTGGCTAACGGTGCGAACAACAAGAAAGAGATCGAAGACTGCATGTACCATCTGGCGACGGCCAATCTGATCGGTACGGTATTGAACAAGGCGGGGCCGCAACCGCGCTCTTACTATTAG